One part of the Thermococcus litoralis DSM 5473 genome encodes these proteins:
- a CDS encoding HAD family hydrolase — MIIAFDFDGTLVDSYSVIEKAFRRALKKHFPWLPFKGVLAKILTKIELYFERPKFGKHTGKIKQPRFFKTKFARTWFEERAKLSKPIDDSKELLKKLKEEGHIVISFSAEDFLDGMKEYRLKIGGFYELFDDVIIFGREMTLCEAFQLVRERYGNEIFVWIDDKPWRFIGRGDENTEYVWYYFPPTAKYVTKEILDQIPHLHVIQDLWSIFDVIERIKSERS, encoded by the coding sequence ATGATAATAGCTTTCGACTTTGATGGAACGCTTGTGGACAGCTACTCAGTCATAGAGAAGGCATTTAGAAGAGCGTTAAAAAAACACTTCCCTTGGCTCCCTTTTAAAGGGGTACTCGCTAAAATTCTCACTAAGATAGAGCTTTACTTTGAAAGACCTAAATTTGGAAAGCATACCGGCAAAATAAAACAGCCAAGGTTTTTCAAAACCAAATTCGCTCGTACATGGTTTGAGGAGAGGGCAAAACTTTCAAAACCAATTGACGATTCAAAAGAACTTCTGAAAAAGCTTAAGGAAGAGGGGCATATAGTGATATCCTTTTCTGCGGAGGATTTTTTAGATGGCATGAAGGAATACAGACTGAAAATAGGGGGCTTTTACGAACTTTTTGATGATGTGATAATTTTTGGAAGGGAGATGACGCTCTGCGAGGCATTTCAGCTTGTTAGAGAGAGATATGGAAACGAGATTTTTGTATGGATTGATGATAAACCATGGCGCTTTATTGGAAGGGGAGACGAAAACACGGAGTACGTTTGGTACTATTTCCCTCCAACGGCAAAATACGTTACCAAAGAAATCTTAGATCAAATTCCGCACCTTCACGTTATCCAAGATCTCTGGAGCATTTTTGATGTGATAGAGAGGATAAAAAGCGAGAGAAGCTAA
- a CDS encoding PrsW family intramembrane metalloprotease: MDVLSAIIFFAYAPALALLWYFYHEDKYEPEPKRYVMATFILGATLSVGVAMLLEAFLVQGEFGYALLPATAFYMALVAGIVEEPAKALAIRLPFKAGKMDGIMDGVVYGVAAGLGFAATENFLYGIGFGVGTTIVRAFLTPFAHATWSAIVGVGYGLKAEGKIQSLSSYFALAILLHFLWDYFAFLSLAIPSYYIFTILLIFINIALIRYFIMLGQREDLERAWWYWFVRR, translated from the coding sequence ATGGATGTATTGAGTGCTATAATATTCTTCGCCTATGCTCCAGCTTTGGCACTGCTCTGGTATTTCTATCACGAGGATAAGTATGAACCCGAGCCAAAACGCTATGTTATGGCAACATTTATCTTGGGAGCTACTCTCTCTGTTGGCGTTGCAATGCTCTTAGAGGCCTTTTTAGTACAAGGAGAGTTTGGATATGCTCTCTTACCAGCAACCGCATTTTATATGGCGCTTGTGGCCGGCATTGTGGAAGAGCCTGCAAAAGCTCTAGCCATTAGGCTTCCATTTAAGGCAGGGAAAATGGATGGAATAATGGATGGCGTGGTTTACGGTGTTGCAGCGGGATTGGGATTTGCAGCTACCGAGAATTTCTTGTACGGGATTGGCTTTGGGGTTGGGACCACCATTGTGAGAGCTTTCTTAACACCTTTCGCCCATGCCACTTGGAGTGCAATAGTTGGCGTTGGATACGGGTTGAAGGCGGAGGGGAAAATCCAAAGCCTTTCAAGCTATTTTGCCCTTGCAATACTGCTCCACTTTCTGTGGGACTATTTTGCATTTCTAAGCCTTGCAATCCCCTCGTATTACATCTTCACGATATTGCTGATTTTTATTAACATAGCCCTCATTAGGTATTTTATAATGCTTGGACAAAGGGAAGACCTCGAAAGAGCGTGGTGGTACTGGTTCGTTAGGAGGTGA
- the gcvPA gene encoding aminomethyl-transferring glycine dehydrogenase subunit GcvPA yields MGKHYIPNSAHKEEMLREIGFKNIEDLFSDVPKGFVKEFNLPEGKSEYEVFLEMNEILSKNKTVLEMPTFLGAGAYFHYVPAHVKYLIERSEFITSYTPYQAEISQGMLQALFEYQSLIGELVGLEIVNASMYDWGTALGEAARMAARVKKKDKFVVPKHLHPERDKVLKTFVEGADMEIEYVKWNEKGQIDLEDLKEKVKDAAGVYVELPNFFGIIEEQVKEIGEIAHENDALFVVGVDPTILGVIEAPGNLGADVVVGEASFLGSALNFGGPRAGIFATKNERALVRQMPGRIIGMTKDAEGKRAFVMTLQTREQHIRRAKATSNICSNEALVAVAAAIHLASLGPKGVQKLGEIILKNTAYFKKRLSEVAEIPFDAINFKDIPAKFEIPYSVIHERLLEKGIHGGFYLKPHFPELGESALLAVTETTRKEWIDALIENVREIINEAEL; encoded by the coding sequence ATGGGTAAACACTACATTCCAAACTCGGCACACAAGGAGGAAATGCTTAGAGAGATTGGCTTTAAGAACATTGAAGATCTCTTCTCTGATGTTCCGAAAGGCTTTGTCAAAGAATTTAATCTTCCAGAAGGCAAGAGCGAATATGAAGTTTTCCTTGAGATGAACGAGATTCTCAGCAAAAACAAGACTGTCCTTGAGATGCCAACTTTTCTTGGTGCTGGGGCTTACTTCCACTATGTACCAGCTCATGTAAAGTACCTCATAGAGAGGAGCGAATTCATAACTTCCTATACCCCCTATCAAGCGGAGATAAGCCAGGGAATGCTGCAGGCACTTTTTGAGTACCAGAGTTTGATCGGAGAGCTGGTCGGACTGGAGATTGTAAATGCCTCGATGTATGACTGGGGAACTGCACTCGGTGAAGCGGCAAGAATGGCAGCGAGGGTTAAGAAAAAGGACAAATTCGTGGTTCCAAAGCATCTTCATCCGGAAAGAGATAAGGTTCTCAAGACCTTTGTAGAAGGAGCGGACATGGAGATAGAATACGTAAAATGGAATGAAAAGGGACAGATTGATCTCGAGGATCTGAAGGAAAAGGTTAAAGATGCCGCCGGAGTTTACGTTGAGCTTCCCAACTTCTTTGGGATAATCGAAGAACAGGTAAAAGAAATTGGAGAGATTGCTCATGAAAACGATGCTCTATTTGTTGTAGGCGTAGACCCAACGATTCTGGGAGTAATAGAGGCACCAGGCAACTTAGGAGCTGACGTTGTGGTTGGTGAGGCGTCTTTCCTCGGAAGTGCATTAAACTTCGGAGGCCCAAGAGCGGGTATATTCGCCACTAAAAATGAAAGAGCCCTCGTAAGACAGATGCCAGGAAGAATTATTGGAATGACGAAAGATGCAGAAGGCAAAAGGGCTTTTGTCATGACACTTCAAACAAGGGAACAGCACATAAGGAGGGCAAAGGCAACATCAAACATTTGTTCAAACGAAGCTCTTGTAGCAGTTGCAGCTGCAATTCACCTAGCTTCCCTTGGGCCAAAGGGAGTGCAGAAGCTTGGAGAAATAATCCTGAAGAACACGGCGTATTTCAAGAAGAGATTAAGTGAAGTCGCTGAAATACCGTTTGATGCAATCAACTTCAAGGATATTCCAGCTAAATTCGAGATTCCCTACTCGGTAATTCATGAGAGACTCCTCGAAAAAGGAATACACGGTGGTTTCTACCTAAAACCACACTTCCCGGAGCTCGGCGAGAGTGCCCTATTGGCAGTGACTGAAACAACCAGGAAAGAATGGATAGATGCACTCATAGAGAATGTTAGAGAGATAATAAACGAGGCGGAGCTGTGA
- a CDS encoding metallophosphoesterase: MYKLLPQKAIKIKNSIIIADLHIGYEESMAKEGIYLPKAFRQMVNSAVALLKEERPKRLIIDGDLKHSFIPLKREKLELKAFFEEVIPLVEETVVVRGNHDVGISWIRELGVEVVDELEIGKWKIVHGHKLVEGEKFIIGHEHPAIRLRDEVGALIKVPIFLVGEPLIVLPAFSPWAYGNDILREIVSPFLRDVNLFNFKVLVPLDKELLDFGKLGDLIRALQRI, encoded by the coding sequence ATGTATAAGCTCCTTCCTCAGAAGGCAATTAAAATTAAAAATTCCATCATAATAGCGGATCTACACATTGGGTATGAAGAAAGCATGGCAAAAGAAGGCATCTATCTTCCAAAAGCCTTCAGACAGATGGTTAATTCCGCTGTTGCCCTTCTCAAAGAAGAACGACCAAAACGATTGATAATAGACGGCGACCTCAAGCATTCGTTCATTCCCCTCAAGCGAGAAAAACTTGAGCTCAAGGCGTTTTTTGAGGAGGTAATTCCTCTTGTGGAGGAAACAGTTGTTGTAAGGGGTAACCATGACGTAGGGATAAGCTGGATCAGGGAACTTGGTGTAGAGGTCGTTGATGAGCTTGAAATCGGGAAGTGGAAAATAGTTCACGGTCACAAGCTTGTCGAGGGGGAGAAGTTTATAATAGGACATGAGCATCCTGCAATAAGGCTTAGGGATGAAGTTGGAGCATTAATAAAAGTTCCGATATTTTTAGTGGGTGAGCCTCTAATAGTGCTCCCAGCTTTTTCTCCATGGGCATATGGAAACGATATTCTCAGGGAAATCGTTTCTCCCTTTCTTAGAGATGTCAATCTTTTCAATTTTAAGGTTCTTGTCCCCCTAGACAAAGAGCTCCTGGACTTTGGAAAGCTTGGAGACCTAATCAGAGCACTCCAAAGAATTTGA